The DNA sequence AAAAGTGCGTGACATTCAAGGTTCAGTCGTCAACACCGTAGTTATCAACCTAGACCAGAACGAAGATGCCCTATGGGATAGCTTCAGACAGCGCGCTAGGCGCTCAATCCGCGGCGGCCGTAGGGAACAGCTAAAAATATCCGAAGGGGCATTTTCGCCAAAAAATGTCGACCTGTTATGGGGTCTTTACCGCGAAACTGCCGCTCGGGCTGGACTAAAGATCAGATCAAGAGCTTATTATGAAAATTTCTGGCGAGAATACACGGATAGAGGACACGGTAGGTTCTTCTTCGCTTGGACACCAGATGGCAAGCAACCTATCGCCGGGTTGTTCGTCTGTTATGTTGGTGACAAGGCTCTCTACAAAGATGGCGGCTCAAAGCGCGATGCCAAAGCCCATTTCTCGCACCTGCTGCAGTGGGAAACGATGCGCTATTTACAACAAAAAGGTGTCCGTTACTACGACCTGGGTGGTACGCCACCCACCGGGCAAATTAATGATTCATCACATCGACTAGCTAGTCTGGCCACCTTTAAATTGAGCTTTGGCGCACCTATTACCGAACATATTGGCGCCTACGATCAGATCTTGAAACCGCGGCTTTACAAGGCGTGGTTATTCGTCGAACGCCTGCACCGTGCCGTGGCGAGCCATACTAAATATCGCGATCTCTACTGATTTTCGCGCCAGTTTGTTATACAATAGGGCGCGTTATGACTGCAAAGAAACTCATTCGCAAAATCCCTGGCTTTAATACAATAGTGGTGCCGTACCATCGCGCCAAAGCCTTCCGCGCCGCGAGCAAATACGATTATCCTGCCTCTGGCATGAAAGTTATCGCCGTTACCGGCACCAATGGCAAGACGACCACTAGTTTTATGATCCATTCACTATTAAAAGAGGCCGGCAAGAAGGTTGGTCTGATGACGACCGTTGCCTATGGTATCAACGATGATCTGAAACCACAGATCGAACACATGACAACCGTTAGTGCTGGTGCATTGAACCGCCGCATCGCCGAGATGCGCGACGCCGGTGCTGAATATCTGGTCCTCGAGGTAACGTCGCACGCTCTGGCGCAATATCGCACCTTTGGCATCCCAATTGACGTCGCGGTGATGACGAACGTCACTCACGAGCATCTCGATTACCATAAAACTTTCAAAAACTACGTGACAGCAAAGAGGTTATTATTCAAAAATACCCAGCATACCCACAAAGGCCAGCATATCGGCATTATCAACGCTGATGATCCTTCGGCAGAACTATTTGCAGGTGACATCGAACATCCGATCACCTACGGCATCGACAATGGCGACCTCCAGGCTAGACAAATTAAATTATCACCATCCGGGGTCGAGTACTATGTCAAGGTCGGCCAAAATAAATTACACATTAGGTCATCGATTCCAGGTGCTTTTAATGTCTACAACTCACTCGCAGCAGTAGCGGTGGGTATCGTCTATGAACTGACAACTGAACAGATCGAGCGCGGTATCGCAGCCCTCCAATCTGTCGAGGGTCGCATGAATCGCATCGATGCTGGGCAAGCTTTCGAAGTCGTCGTCGATTTTGCTCACACCCCAGACAGCTTTGAAAAATTGCTCAGCGATTTTCGAGCCTCCACCCGAGGTAAATTGATCGTTATGTTCGGCTCGGCCGGACGCCGCGACGAGAGCAAGCGGGCGACTCAGGGTGAAATCGCTGGTAAATATGGTGATGTCGTCGTCCTAACAGAGGAGGACGACCGAGATATTGATGGCGATGAGATTTTAGCGCAAATTGCCAAAGGGGCAGAACGATCTGGCAAAAAACTCGACCAGGACCTATTCAAGGTTCACGACCGCGCCGAGGCTATTGAATTCGCGTTCAAACAGGCTACGTCAAAGGACGATGTCGTTATGCTGCTCGGCAAAGGTCACGAAAAAACTATCGAGCGCGCCGACGGTACCCATCCCTGGAATGAAAATAATGTTGCAACTAAAATACTGCAAAAACTAGTCAAGCGTTAACGAAACGCAGCGGATAAATCCGCCACCTCTAACCAGCTCATCTACCTGCGGAGTTAGCACAGTGAGACCGCGGCGCGCTAGTTCATCCTTTAATTTGGGCGCGTGATTGCTCATGATGACTGTCTCGCCGGTTGAGACTAGGTTGCAGGCAAAGCCTTTGACGGCCTCGTCATAGCTCACAATAATTTTTTCCACTGGTAAATTGGCTATTTTAGCGCGCGAGGCTTCGTCAAACGCCTCGGGGCAATAGGCAATCAAATCCTCGCGAATCACCGCCATAGCGAGATCAATATCATAAAAAAAGCTGTCCGGCCAACCGCTGGCGACATTGATCTGCGGCCGCCCATTAGCATCCAACTGCGGCAGCGTTTGTAATTGCACCAATTCATACCCCAAGGTTTTAGCCGCGAAGGCTTGGGCTCGCGGATCGGATCGGTAACCTTGTCCAGCGAGCAGGAATCGACCGCACGGCAAGGCGTCACCTTGACCAGAAAAATGCCAGTCCTCTGGTACAGTAATAACTTCGACGCCTAAATCTCTGAGGGCTTTGGCTGCATAGGTCTCCTCAGCCTTCCGAGCCTCGGGCAATCGCGCCATTACCGCTTTGCGACCACGTACCAGCGCCCAATTAGCCGCATAAACGCCGTCCTGAGAATCCTGTGGCGGGAAAACCTTGACCACCTCTATACCAGCCTGTTCAAAGGCCTGAACTATCGCCGCATGATCAGATTTGGCCGCATTCACGTTGACCGGCTTGTCGTCATAATAAGGGTTAATTGGTGCATCGAGTGCAAAATAATCAGCGCCAGAAACAATCACTCGTTGGTTTATCATATCGGAGAACATTCTAGCATATATGATAAAATGTAGGCATTAACGAGGAGGATGATAATGAAAAAAGTATTGGCATTTGATATCGATGAAACCCTGAACGTGGCAAAGACGCCAATGACGACCGAGATGGCTGAAACGCTGGCCGAATGTATGGATTATTTCCAAGTCTGCGCCATTTCCGGGCAAAAATTTGATCAATTCCTACGCCAACTGGTCGAACCAATGGGGCAGGCCGGTACGCCAGAACGCCTAGCAAATTTCCATTTGATGGTTGCCCAGGGCACCCAATATTATCGCTTTGATATCGATAAAAATGACTGGGAATTAGTCTATTCACATCCATTGACCGACGAAGAAGTCGCCCAGATGACCGCCGCACTCGAAACCGCTAGCAAACAAACCGGTAACTGGCACGACAATCCAGCTGGCGAAATCATCGAGAACCGTATTAGTCTGGTGGCTTTTTCGGCGCTCGGCCAAGCCGCCACTCCCGAGGATAAATACGCCTGGGATCCTGATATGGAAAAACGAAAAAAGATCGTCGCCATCGCACAGAAACTGGCACCACAGTTTGAATTCGAAATCGGTGGCACAACGACGATCAATGTTTGCCGACCTGGCACCAACAAAGTATTCGGCATGACTGGACTAATGGAGCAACTCAACGTCACCAAAGAAGACATTTTGTACTTTGGCGATATGGTGCAACCTGGCGGCAATGATTATCCGGTGGTGCAAATGGGCATCGATACTATCGCTGTTAAAAAATGGCAAGACACGCTGTTCGCCCTGCGCGGCATCCTCGGCGTATCTAAATAAAAAAATAAGTTCCTAGGGATCGAGCTCCGACCCCTACCAAGTTATATTGGGCGAGCATTACTGCTCTAGCGACAAATAACCGGTAGGAGCTCGGAGCTCCTTCAATCGTGACTGGATGCATCTCATTCACGATTGGCATCGACTTTTTTCGAGACGGGGTCTCGATAATCGGTCGGCATACCCTCTTTATCGCCGGGTCGGCGGTTCGTTTGAATGATTACTGGTGAATTCCAGTATATTCAGGCTGATGCAAGCCTAGTCGGACAGATCGAGCCGCCGATCAGCCAGCGATGGCTGCGAGCAGCTCAGCCTCGCGGCCAGACCGCTCCTTGCGCGCGGCGCAGAGCAGCGCTTCGGCACAGGCCGCCTCTATCTCCGCCTCGCGGCGGAGACAAGTTGCCCACCACGACCCCGCATAGGCGGGGTGCCGCGCCATTGCCAACTCAGCCTCGCGGCCTTCCCAAGGCAGGGCGGGGGCGGGCGGAGCGACCACCTCCTGGAGCTCCTCCACCAGGAGAACCTCCTCGCGCCGGCGATTCCACTCAGCCCGGTTCCGCACCAGCAGGCGCGGCGCCGTCACATGAGACGGCCGCCGACCGCGGCGCTTGCCACGACTAGCCTGACGCGCGCGGCCACGAGGCGATGCCGGCTTGCTGGCGGCGCTGTCGCATTCCAGGAGCAAGCGCTCACGCACCAGCTCCTGCCAGCAGGCTTCGATCTGGTTTTCCTTCGAGAGGGCAGCAACCATTGCTGCTCCTTTCGTTTGGTTCGCGGCGCTCGGATTAGTGCCGTGAACACCTCTTTCGAGGATTGAAAGATTCTATAACATAAAATTAGTTGTGTCAATACGCTCTATAGACAGTAGCTAATAAACTTTACAGCACTAGATCTAGCGCTCATGCTTCGATCGTGATACATTAGCACTCTCGGCTTGCAAGTGCCAACTTTTTACGTTACAATAGAGACACATCGCCCCATACGGCGAATCAGATATGAGGTAAATTAGTAATAAATGGAGGATATATGACAAAAGTTCCGCTATCGCCACTCGGTGAACGCATCGTCGCAACTCGCGAGGAAACAGCTACAAAAACCGCTACTGGATTGTATCTACCAGAGAGCGCCAAGGAAAAATCTCAGGTCGCAAAAGTCGTCGCGGTCGGCAAAGACGCCCGCGAAGTCAAGGTCGGCGACCGTATCATTATCGGTGGCTATTCGACTACCGAGGCCAAAATCAACGGCGTCGAATACATGATCGTCAAAGAAGAAGACGTCTTGGCAGTAGTCGCCTAAGGATACCATGACCAAGAATCTCACGATCGAACAACTCCAAGACCTAGTAATGCAGCAGGCTGCAGAAAAGGGCTTTGGCGTCACACCCGAGGAGATCAGTGTGCCAGAGAAAATCGCCCTGATTCACAGCGAGATTTCAGAAGCCTACGAAGCGTATCGCCACAACCACATGACTGGCGGCAAGGACAGTTTTGCTGACGAGCTAGGTGACGCAGTTCAGCGTATCTTGCATCTGGCGGGAGTCCTAAACATCGACATCGAGGCTGCAATTCTCGAAAAACTAGCGATTAACAAGACTCGGGAATGGAATCCTGACAAATTGAACGAGAACATTATCAAGTAAAAGGAGGAATGAAATGGCAAAGAAAATTTTCTACGATGATGAGGCCCGCGAAAAGATTCTCGCTGGCGCAAAAAAATTAGCTGATGCAGTCAAAGTCACCATGGGACCAAAAGGTCGCAACGTGGTGATCGGTAAAACCTACGGCGGGCCAAGCGTCACCCACGACGGCGTCACCGTCGCTGAGGCAGTTGATCTGCCAGAGACCGAGGAGACTCTGGGTGAAAAAGTCGGTGCCGAGCTGATTAAACAAGCCGCCAAGAAAATGAACAAAGCCGCTGGCGACGGCACGACGACCGTCACGGTGTTGACTTATGAAATCCTAGCTAACGCCAATCGCCTGATCGCCGCTGGCCACAATCCAATGGAACTACGTCGCGGGGTAGAGAAGGCTGGCGCCGAGGTTCTATCTGAACTAAACAAACTCGCTGAGCCAATTACCGACAAAAAAGATCGTGTCGCCGAAGTCGCCACCATTAGTGCTGGTGATAGCGAAATCGGCACACTGATCGCCGAAGTCATCGCTAAAATCGGTAGCGAAGGTGTCGTCAGCGTCGAAGAAGGCCAGGGTCTGGCCATGGAGGCCGAGGTCGTCGAAGGCTTTACCTTTGATCGCGGCTACGTCAGCGCCTACATGGCGACCGATACCACTCGTATGGAGGCTGTCTACAACAAACCAGCCATCGTCATCACCGACAAAAAAGTCAGTTCCGTCCAGGAATTTCTACCAATTCTCGAGAAATTAGCGGCTGCTGGTAAAAAAGATGTCGTCCTGATCGCTGACGAGGTCGAGGGCGAGGCGCTCGGCGTACTGATCTTGAACCGATTAAAGGGCGTCTTTAACACCGTCGCCGTTAAAGCCCCGAGTTTTGGGGATCGCCGCAAAGACGTTCTCGCTGATATCGCCGCCCTGACTGGTGCAACGGTTATCACCGACGATCAAGGTTTGAGCTTTGAAAATGTCGGCCTCGAGGTCGTCGGTACCGCCCGCAAAGTCATTGTTGGCAAAGATTCGACCACTATTATCGAGGGCGCTGGCGATAAAAAGGCTATCGCTGAACGTGTCGCTCAGATCAGAGCTCAGGCCAAAGTCGCTCCGTCTGACTACGACCGCGAACAGCTCGACAAACGCGCCGCTTCGCTCGGCGGTAAAGTCGCCGTCATCAAAGTTGGTGGCGCCACCGAAACCGAAATCGAGGAAAAGAAATACCGTGTCGATGACGCTGTCGCCGCCGTCAAGGCCGCCTTGCTCGATGGTATTGTACCCGGCGGCGGCATCACGCCGGTTACTCTCGCTGCTAGTATCAAAGGTACTGAAGCTGGCGCCGAAATTCTACGCAGTGCACTGATGGCACCGTTCAAACAGCTCATGAGCAACGCGGGCCTCAACGCCGAAGCCTTGCTAGCCCAGGTGCAGAACGCCAAAGCCGGTCAGGGTGTTGATGTCAATCACCCCGATAAAGGCCTCGTTGACCTAAAGAGCGCCGGCGTGGTCGATCCAGCTCGCGTTACCCGCGAAGCCATCCAGAATGCCGTATCCATCGCCTCAACCGCGATGACCATGGGTGCCCTAGTCGTTGAAATCCCTGAGCCAAAAGCCCCAGCCGCCCCTGATATGGGTAGTATGGGCATGATGTAGTCGTTTCAGGACTAACCAACAAAAAGCCTCCTGCCATAGGGGGCTTTTTAGTGCCAAGGGCGTGAACCGGTGTATCCATATTGACTTTATATTGACTTTTTTATGTATATGTTCTATAATAAAGAGATAGTGACCGATATTCCCAATCTAGCACCAACTGAGCCCCTAGAAACTGCCTCTGGCGTAGAAGGGGTTACTAATCGTGAATACGACGCGGTGATGGGTTTGATCGACTCAGAGACCGGGATGTCTGATGTCAGGAACTCGGTGGGTGGCGCCCAGAGATTCAACAGAATCGTTACCCAGGCGATATTCGGCAGCCACGGCAATGACAAATGGGACCATAATGGCCATTTCAATCGTGCCAAAGCAGTAATTTTAGCAATGGTCGGCGCAGGCAAGCTTGAACCAGTTTATGATGACAAGTTTGCTATTGTCGGTATCAAGCTACCAACGAGCGAAGTATCACTCGACGATCCGGATACCAAAATTGATCCACGCGGACTATTGCTCACGAGCCTGGTGGGTAAATTAGCTACCGCCGCCGAAGAACTAGCAGCAGAGACCGCCTATCACGCCGCAGCCGACGAAATGATCGGCCCGCTATCAGATGAAAATGATCGGCTAACAGCTGAAAACACCGCACTTCGCGAACAAGTCTATGATCTACAGCATTCGCCGCGCGAAGCCGAAATGCAGGCCGAGCTTGATAAGCTGCGCCAGAAACTCGCTGGCGAAACGGCCGCCCACGCAGCAGCGCAGCGACGCGTAGACTTTCTACAATCGAGTTTATCTGGCGCTAAAGACAACATTAAAGCTACAGAATCAATCGTCAGGGGAAAGAATAAACAGATCAAAGATTTGAATCGCACGATCTCTGACCTACATGACGAAACCAGCAAAAGAGTTAACGAAGCTCACACAGAGGGTCACGACGAAGGATGGGCAGATGGCATAAATATCCTCTGCACCATACTAGGAGAAGCGAGCTACGACGACAGTTCAGCCAAGGCAATACGCGCACTAGCGAACGCTGGCGACGAAATACTTTCTATTTATAGGAACCTGGATGATATAACATTCACAAACGAACAGCTAGCTATTCTGGACTCCGGACAGGCAAAATCTATTGTCTTGCCAAACGGAATGCCTATGCCTACTACAAACGATTTTCAAATCGATATAGCTAGAGCACAACTCCTAGGAGAGTTGTCTAGTCTGCGAACTGCCATGCGCAGCAAGATTGACATCATCGTGGCAGCACAAACTATACCTACTGATTACGAAATCTAAAAACGTTTACTGTTTAAAGAAATCGATCTCTTTGATGACGTCGAGCAACGCTTGAGCTCGGCGACCATCGTCAGGAATTTGTTTGGCAGCTGCATGAACAGCCGGTAATAACGATGCGTCATCAGTCGAACGAATGATCAGCAAAATAGTATTAAACCTGTCTTCTGGCGATAGATTCAACTTATCAACTAAAGGCCGCAGCTCAGCAATGGCGTCTTGTTTGATAGTATCGAGGTTTGGGCCCACTGGAGACGGAGGGGTTGG is a window from the Candidatus Saccharibacteria bacterium genome containing:
- a CDS encoding peptidoglycan bridge formation glycyltransferase FemA/FemB family protein, whose amino-acid sequence is MNKPLRLANATEIKQWDNLLGQNPYGAEPYQTRSFAAIKQKQGWKPEYWVYSTKSGAVYALALIRKLSGLGRVVYIPRGPSVVEPKQWSEVCSINRQQLTDVIALKMEPPILAGKLKVIRDDVKKVRDIQGSVVNTVVINLDQNEDALWDSFRQRARRSIRGGRREQLKISEGAFSPKNVDLLWGLYRETAARAGLKIRSRAYYENFWREYTDRGHGRFFFAWTPDGKQPIAGLFVCYVGDKALYKDGGSKRDAKAHFSHLLQWETMRYLQQKGVRYYDLGGTPPTGQINDSSHRLASLATFKLSFGAPITEHIGAYDQILKPRLYKAWLFVERLHRAVASHTKYRDLY
- a CDS encoding UDP-N-acetylmuramoyl-L-alanyl-D-glutamate--2,6-diaminopimelate ligase; the protein is MTAKKLIRKIPGFNTIVVPYHRAKAFRAASKYDYPASGMKVIAVTGTNGKTTTSFMIHSLLKEAGKKVGLMTTVAYGINDDLKPQIEHMTTVSAGALNRRIAEMRDAGAEYLVLEVTSHALAQYRTFGIPIDVAVMTNVTHEHLDYHKTFKNYVTAKRLLFKNTQHTHKGQHIGIINADDPSAELFAGDIEHPITYGIDNGDLQARQIKLSPSGVEYYVKVGQNKLHIRSSIPGAFNVYNSLAAVAVGIVYELTTEQIERGIAALQSVEGRMNRIDAGQAFEVVVDFAHTPDSFEKLLSDFRASTRGKLIVMFGSAGRRDESKRATQGEIAGKYGDVVVLTEEDDRDIDGDEILAQIAKGAERSGKKLDQDLFKVHDRAEAIEFAFKQATSKDDVVMLLGKGHEKTIERADGTHPWNENNVATKILQKLVKR
- a CDS encoding amidinotransferase → MINQRVIVSGADYFALDAPINPYYDDKPVNVNAAKSDHAAIVQAFEQAGIEVVKVFPPQDSQDGVYAANWALVRGRKAVMARLPEARKAEETYAAKALRDLGVEVITVPEDWHFSGQGDALPCGRFLLAGQGYRSDPRAQAFAAKTLGYELVQLQTLPQLDANGRPQINVASGWPDSFFYDIDLAMAVIREDLIAYCPEAFDEASRAKIANLPVEKIIVSYDEAVKGFACNLVSTGETVIMSNHAPKLKDELARRGLTVLTPQVDELVRGGGFIRCVSLTLD
- a CDS encoding HAD-IIB family hydrolase, which produces MKKVLAFDIDETLNVAKTPMTTEMAETLAECMDYFQVCAISGQKFDQFLRQLVEPMGQAGTPERLANFHLMVAQGTQYYRFDIDKNDWELVYSHPLTDEEVAQMTAALETASKQTGNWHDNPAGEIIENRISLVAFSALGQAATPEDKYAWDPDMEKRKKIVAIAQKLAPQFEFEIGGTTTINVCRPGTNKVFGMTGLMEQLNVTKEDILYFGDMVQPGGNDYPVVQMGIDTIAVKKWQDTLFALRGILGVSK
- a CDS encoding co-chaperone GroES, whose translation is MTKVPLSPLGERIVATREETATKTATGLYLPESAKEKSQVAKVVAVGKDAREVKVGDRIIIGGYSTTEAKINGVEYMIVKEEDVLAVVA
- the groL gene encoding chaperonin GroEL (60 kDa chaperone family; promotes refolding of misfolded polypeptides especially under stressful conditions; forms two stacked rings of heptamers to form a barrel-shaped 14mer; ends can be capped by GroES; misfolded proteins enter the barrel where they are refolded when GroES binds), yielding MAKKIFYDDEAREKILAGAKKLADAVKVTMGPKGRNVVIGKTYGGPSVTHDGVTVAEAVDLPETEETLGEKVGAELIKQAAKKMNKAAGDGTTTVTVLTYEILANANRLIAAGHNPMELRRGVEKAGAEVLSELNKLAEPITDKKDRVAEVATISAGDSEIGTLIAEVIAKIGSEGVVSVEEGQGLAMEAEVVEGFTFDRGYVSAYMATDTTRMEAVYNKPAIVITDKKVSSVQEFLPILEKLAAAGKKDVVLIADEVEGEALGVLILNRLKGVFNTVAVKAPSFGDRRKDVLADIAALTGATVITDDQGLSFENVGLEVVGTARKVIVGKDSTTIIEGAGDKKAIAERVAQIRAQAKVAPSDYDREQLDKRAASLGGKVAVIKVGGATETEIEEKKYRVDDAVAAVKAALLDGIVPGGGITPVTLAASIKGTEAGAEILRSALMAPFKQLMSNAGLNAEALLAQVQNAKAGQGVDVNHPDKGLVDLKSAGVVDPARVTREAIQNAVSIASTAMTMGALVVEIPEPKAPAAPDMGSMGMM